Sequence from the Undibacterium piscinae genome:
GGCAGTGATCGCCTGGTGATTCAGGGTGTAGAGCGTTTACATGGTGCGACCCACGCAGTGATTGCCGACCGTATCGAGACCGCGACGTTTTTATGTGCGGTAGCGGCCACCGGTGGTGATGTCATATTGAAAAACACCCGTAGCGATATTCTGGATGTGGCGATTGATAAATTGCGCGAAGCTGGCGTGATACTCACCACTGGCCCGGACTGGATACGCGCACAGATGGGCGCACGCCCTAAAGCGGTTAGTTTTCGCACCACTGAATATCCTGGCTTTCCTACCGATATGCAGGCGCAATTCATGGCGCTCGATTGCATCGCGCAAGGTGCCAGTCGCGTGACTGAAACCATTTTTGAAAATCGTTTCATGCACGTGCAAGAAATGAATCGTCTTGGTGCGCATATAGAGATCGACGGACACACCGCGATTGTCACCGGAGTGGACAAACTGGTCGGCGCACCCGTGATGGCAACCGATCTGCGCGCTTCGGCTTCATTGGTGATTGCCGGTATGGCGGCCGAAGGCGAAACCCTGATCGACAGGATTTATCACCTCGATCGCGGTTACGACAGGATGGAAGTGAAATTGTCCGGTGTTGGCGCCCACATTCAACGAGTGAAATAAACGACTATGACGACTACGCCACACAATCAGCAACTGACTCTGGCCTTATCCAAGGGCCGTATTTTCGAAGAAACCCTGCCTTTGCTTGAGGCAGCCGGAATACGCGTAACAGAAGATCCGGAAACCTCGCGCAAACTGATCCTGGCAACCAATGATCCTGCGGTGCGCGTGATCATCGTGCGTGCCTCGGATGTGCCTACTTATGTGCAATATGGTGCAGCTGATTTCGGTGTGGCCGGTAAGGATGTCTTGCAAGAGCATGGCGGCGATGGCTTGTATCAACCGATAGACCTGAACATCGCCCACTGCCGCATGTCGGTAGCGGTTTCGGAAGGTTTCGATTACGCCACCGCGGTACGGCATGGCGCACGTTTGCGGGTAGCCACCAAGTACACTGAAATCGCGCGCGAACATTTCGCCAGCAAAGGGGTGCACGTGGATCTGATTAAGCTCTACGGTTCCATGGAGTTGGCGCCTTTGGTCGGCTTGTCCGACGCCATCGTCGATCTGGTCAGCACCGGCAATACCCTGCGTGCCAATCATCTGGTGGAAGTCGAACACATCATGGAAATCTCTTCGCGCCTGGTGGTCAATCAGGCTGCGTTGAAACTTAAACGCGAACGTCTGCAACCTATACTCGAAGCTTTTGAGCGCGCTTCACAAGGAAAATAATGTCCGAACTTAACTCTCTTCCGAAGCGCCAGTTGATTGCCCGTCTCGATGCCAGTCAGGAAAATTTTTCTGAACATCTCGCCAGCCTGCTGGCCTTTGAAGCGAGTGAAGATGAGGCGATTGATAGCACCGTAGCGCAGATCCTTGCCGACGTAAAAAAACGTGGCGATGCGGCCGTGCTGGAAACCACGAATCGCTTTGACCGGTTATCGGCCAATAGCGTAACGGATCTGGAGATTGGTCAGGCAGAACTGCAGGCGGCATTGGCTAGCTTGA
This genomic interval carries:
- the murA gene encoding UDP-N-acetylglucosamine 1-carboxyvinyltransferase, with the protein product MDKLLITGGYRLNGEINISGAKNAALPILCAGLLTADDVVLHNVPALQDVATMLKLLRQMGLSVTQEDGVVTLNGGAISSLEAPYEMVKTMRASILVLGPLLARFGEAKVSLPGGCAIGSRPVDQHIKGLQAMGAEITIEAGYIHAKAKRLKGTRVVTDMITVTGTENLLMAATLAEGETVLENAAREPEVTDLAHLLVAMGAKIEGIGSDRLVIQGVERLHGATHAVIADRIETATFLCAVAATGGDVILKNTRSDILDVAIDKLREAGVILTTGPDWIRAQMGARPKAVSFRTTEYPGFPTDMQAQFMALDCIAQGASRVTETIFENRFMHVQEMNRLGAHIEIDGHTAIVTGVDKLVGAPVMATDLRASASLVIAGMAAEGETLIDRIYHLDRGYDRMEVKLSGVGAHIQRVK
- a CDS encoding ATP phosphoribosyltransferase yields the protein MTTTPHNQQLTLALSKGRIFEETLPLLEAAGIRVTEDPETSRKLILATNDPAVRVIIVRASDVPTYVQYGAADFGVAGKDVLQEHGGDGLYQPIDLNIAHCRMSVAVSEGFDYATAVRHGARLRVATKYTEIAREHFASKGVHVDLIKLYGSMELAPLVGLSDAIVDLVSTGNTLRANHLVEVEHIMEISSRLVVNQAALKLKRERLQPILEAFERASQGK